In the genome of Strix uralensis isolate ZFMK-TIS-50842 chromosome 19, bStrUra1, whole genome shotgun sequence, the window gagctgccccacctgCTTGCGGATGTCCCCGCTGCAGgcggggcacgctgcctgcgcctctgcctgctcctgccctgtgctcgccaCCATCGCCCTCagctcgcccagctgcaggaaggggagaaggagtcggctctgagatgaggtggatgcagtcaacAAATCCGGGTGCTGTGGAGGCTCGATGGCCCCAGCCAGCCAGGGGATGTGGctggaaacccctccaggaccaccccaccgagctgtggcggtgggagcgctgcccctggacctcacctgctcctgcagctcgtcagccgtcttggccaccaaccgctccagcgtggccttggtcatctcctgctgctcttccagctccttcagcttatacctcatctcctgcagcgtggacctgctcagtgagacaggggcacaggcaggcttagcctccacagggccgctcagggggtgtcccttgtccccccgggctcctcctgcagggtaggaaaccctgtcccgtccttttaccccagttgcagggtgatctggtcgctgacatcccctttccagttggctccagctacctccagctttccgacggcatcttccagctgcctgatctgggaaaggcagtggtggatgagtcagggcacagccccctctgttgtcccagcccaggggcccttcagctgcctcctccctgcccaactcccccctggcatccccgcagcccccccagggactgctgccagctcaccttcccattctcgccctgcaggtcactggtcaggccctgcagcgaggacacccggccctggaggtcggccaggacgctggtgatgctctccttgtctagatgtggtccgaggggacatgctgtcagtgagagGGGGTCTCGCccttgaggccaggctctgagcacaacgagcccccagcccagggtgtccccatgccaaacacccccctgccagcccccccaggggctcctacctccctccgagaagagcaggcgcagcttctcaagctcggcgtggTCTGGcttgctggcttccagctgggccacctgctccttcaggctggcacaggggtggctgagctgcccgatctggcAGAGAGCCTCCACCGTTTCGGTGCTGGCGatccctggctgcacccctggggtggtggtttgggtgctgggggtacttggctgcacccctggggtagcgctctgggtgtcagaggcccctggctgtgcccctggggtggaggtctggctgtcaggggcccctgactctgtccccagcgtagtggtcttgatgccaggggatcctgtctGTGTCTCCAGGGTGGTGGCACGGGCATCACAAGTCTTTGCCTCATCtgaggaagcacctgcccccttctcaggggccactggtgctctctgcgtccccggggagccaggctgtgtctgcggagtccccttgctggtccctttgctggtcctgggtgcaggctgtggccCTGGTCCCtccagtcccagcgctgagcttgccccatgcggggtgtccacgtctgcagtggggggctcggcgggggcagcctggccctcactgccatcctgcgaagaggaggcaaaggggagcaggtttatgggcggaagtgcagcggcaagggccacccgccctgtcctcaaaccccccagctcacggagccaaactcaagtaccccaaaggcagagactgcccaacccacagggacccccgggcgccccagccgcacggcccctccccagtccctttagtcctttggccacctctgtgcctgcagagtcatttcagcagccgatcctggagatcagcaaaccccctgccgatgccacctgacacaacagcaaggcattcttctctccagcaatgggattctgtactccagagctgctggaccagacccgcttcccagcctaatgggctgcgccttcatttcaggagcagcagccccaggtaggatttggaaaccatctcatggtgcagaatgctggggtttgccccaaaatgtccctccgctgtccccggctcccacctaccagccccagagagaccaggagggcagggagccgtggtcctgcccaacgttgagcaaggacagggggctgggcggtcaccccaagggtttcgggcgctcccttgccccacggaggggctgttgggggctgtcggtggcacagacgatgaggacgatgaggaggtctctgttggggcagccgaggagctgccctggctctgctggtgccaggtcctgcctcccggcgggatgcacagggaagagaagtgctgagcaaacctccgccgaggccccgggggctgcggtcctgctgagtcccactcccatagccgggatgccccagcactcaccacggACAGACCTCGGCCTTCTCGTCCTCctactcctcctccttctcctcctcctgctttgctgcccaccaggcaatcctccagcacctcccagcgcaccatgttgctcacctcctccggggctgggtagaggctcagcctttccttcagctttttctggggagaaaagggattagggggtcaaccctggccacgtagccgggtgagatggcacccacaggagcactgaccccctccagcatcgctgcccagccctgctgggaccgtgccctgccACggagggactgggtgcaccggtgccccgggcatgcagccgcctccttcccggagcaggatccgggcgtgcgcgcggccctaccatgtcactgtccgacgccgtctggtcacggagggccggcagctggccggcagcgtcctggagattcccctggagcgggacaaggagagggatggcagcccagacacaggagcaggattgaaaaggagcatccgaaaattaacttgggcacaggacagagggatgccaggcagggttgtggctgtgttgcatgggtagatctttatctcctctccttcttagcacccatgtttctttctttacagctgcttagttaaaaaatgtcttagcgtcactttggttggtgcatgcagttacctcttcagccttgggacacccttcctgctcttccctcctggcacccttcacgccgggtgacacccagggccgtggggcaggggtggcagggtgacacagaggcagggaggggggtgagggcccagctgcctcctggggacaccggcagcagctcaccatgccaagcgtctcccGGATCATCCGAATGTCCTCCTCCATGCGGGACTGCGCCGCCTTCATCCCGCcgatctcctcgaggagatcctgGGAGAGAGCCACGGCCTGAGAGAGGGCAGTGGCGGGGGTGAGTCCCGGgggcactgcgggcagcacttaccattcatcacaccttcagcagccaagaaggggcagcagctccccagagacccccccccccccaaccctgccccggggggggcccactgcacagcccaagtaagcggggacagatccagccctgcccCCCCACACCGGGCTCTGTGCA includes:
- the LOC141952206 gene encoding uncharacterized protein LOC141952206, producing MAALSLSQLLDVAIGTPQVGAVNFTALHSLLQAVLRHLGLQDLPALGQGHSPTPLLGRDQPPEAPPREEGGQGGGPGTESLTPAKDPLQGTVSTPQDASVAADVGQMKIKIEENESSISKAVALSQDLLEEIGGMKAAQSRMEEDIRMIRETLGMGNLQDAAGQLPALRDQTASDSDMKKLKERLSLYPAPEEVSNMVRWEVLEDCLVGSKAGGGEGGGVGGREGRGLSVDGSEGQAAPAEPPTADVDTPHGASSALGLEGPGPQPAPRTSKGTSKGTPQTQPGSPGTQRAPVAPEKGAGASSDEAKTCDARATTLETQTGSPGIKTTTLGTESGAPDSQTSTPGAQPGASDTQSATPGVQPSTPSTQTTTPGVQPGIASTETVEALCQIGQLSHPCASLKEQVAQLEASKPDHAELEKLRLLFSEGDKESITSVLADLQGRVSSLQGLTSDLQGENGKIRQLEDAVGKLEVAGANWKGDVSDQITLQLGSTLQEMRYKLKELEEQQEMTKATLERLVAKTADELQEQLGELRAMVASTGQEQAEAQAACPACSGDIRKQVGQLLQRYEKLQEVVDNFMSQQAVGKVVRRLPGRSQVRRCRHGGLGRLPAPPQLVVLRCNVEEPLTASQIGSYK